In the Dromaius novaehollandiae isolate bDroNov1 chromosome 25, bDroNov1.hap1, whole genome shotgun sequence genome, CCTGGGGGTGCAGACCCATCCTGGGGGCACAGGGACGCTGTCTCGAGGGGGCACGGACCTGTCCCGGGGTCACAGGTATGTCCCAGGGCGCACAGGGACCCGATCCTGGGGGCCACAGCCCTGTCCCGGGGGGGAACAGGCCCCATCCTGGGGGGGACACACGGACTGgtcccggggaggggggacacaCAAATCCAATCCCCAGGGATCACAGACCTGTCCTGGGGGCACACGGGCCAGATCCCCGGGGAGCAGGGAGCTGTCCAGGGGGGGAGTACGGACCCCATCCCAGGGGATTGCAGCCCTGTCCCAGGGGGGCATGGACCCATCCCAGGGCATCACAGCCCATCCCGGGGGACCACAGCCCATCCCGGGGGGTCGCAGCCCTGCCCGGGGGGTCGCAGCCCATCCTGGGGGGCCATGGTCCCCATCCCGAGGGATCCCAGCGCATCCCGGGGAGGATCCCAGCCCATCCCGGGGAGgatcccggcccggcccggggatCGCAGCCCTGCCGGGGCAGGAGCTGTCCCGCAGCCCGGCCGTGCCCCGCCGACATCCGCATTGAGCCGCAgggagcgcccccccccccccccccccccgctgccgccggccgcagcccgcGGCCCCTGCGCGCACCGAcgggccgggaccgggaccgggccCGACACCGACACCGGGCCCGACACCGAGGCCGGGAGCCGCGCCCGGGCGGAgccgcgcagcgcggcggggggctgcgcccggccccgccgcccccccgggccgctgccgccctcccccccccgccgccgccgccgccgccacctaCCCAGGacgccggccggggccgccggctccgcgcgcTCCTCGCCGCCCGGGGCCCGCCGGGGCCGCTCGCCGTCctgcgctgccgccggcggctcGGGCATGGtgcggggctgcgggggctgcgggggctgcgggggctgcgggggctgcgggccgcggcgggggccgccgcatggggccgccggggctgcgggcgcggggccgctgccgcccgagccgccgccgccgccgccgccgccgggaggagGGGACAAAGCGGctccgccgcgctcccggcccctTTAATTGTCTGGTTGGCCGCCGGCTCCCCAGCGCCCGGCGACACCGGCcgcgggcccaggtgtccgggccgcgcccctccccccccccacccccgggctggCCctcgaggggcccaggcgtccggctgccccCGCTCCCCCGAGCCGGGGAGAGGAGCCGGAGCATCccggcggcagccccccgccccgcgtccccgcgtgtccccgcaTCCCCCGGCACCGCCTGGCCCCCGGGGCGTCCCCACGTCCCTGCCCGCAtagtcccccctgccccacatcccgctgcccccccgggtgccccaaatccccctgcgcggccgcccccccccgccgccccccgccgcccggccgccccggccccccgctccaccgggccccgcggcccggggctATTCCGGGCGCAGGAACCCGACCTGGGCCGCGCGGGGCCTCGCTGACCTTTcgggcgccccgccgggccccagcgccCGGCCCGCACCCGGGGGCCACGGGGCGCCCCGCACTGCTCCtcgccggctccgcggcccccagccccggcggcgcgggcggggggtgCAGACGCCCCCGGCCCAGGCtcgcccgctgcccccggccctgccgcccgcccgcggctaTTTTAGGGCCAGGCGCCGGGTGCCAGCGCTGACGGCCGTGATGGACGATGCCACAAGGAAGCGGCCTTCCTCCGGCATCCGCGCTGGAGCCCGCGGCGTCTTGGGGCCCTCcgtgcgcgggggccgcggccgtgcGGCAGCCTGAATCCCCCCCCCATAGCCAGcgctgcggggggctgcggccgaggTGCCCCCACCCAGGGCGGGGGTCGTGCAAGGGGACGCCCTGGGGGGGAGAAGGGTAAAGGGGGGGGTCTAGACTGGCTTGGTGCTGGCATCTGTCCTAGGGGCCtgtgcggccggggggggggggggcacgcagGGCTGTGTGTGCACGGGGGTGTGCAAAGGGGGCTGTGTGCGGGCAGCTGTGCACGCGGGGGTGTACATGGGGGTGCGTGCGGCTGTGCACACGCGGGGCTGTGCGGGCGGGGAGCGTGCGCACGGCGATCCGCAGCGCCCCGAGGAGCCCTCCCCGGAGCCCCCCCCTCAGCCCAGGCGCTGCCCCcccgctgcagcagctccccTCGCTCTGCTCCCCCGGGTCCGGCCGTCGGCGTGCAGGGGgctcccggggcggggcgggggaggggttcggcggccggggccggagccggcggtGTTTGCAGCATCCCTGGACGCGCAGCCGCTcgctcctccccgccgccagcgcctTTGTCTGcacggcgcccccccccccccccccccccgcgtccccgccaggccccgcgcggccccggtgcccccgggagcgTCCCGGTGTCCCTGGGAATAGCCCAGTGCCCAGCGGCCGCTCGGGGAAAATTTCTATGGTTcacggagcggcgcggcggcgggaggctgcgattacccccccccccgccggcagccgcctcCGCTGCTGCTCCGGGTTCCCGGGGCCGGGGCATCCCCGGCTCGGCGGGTCCGGCCCGGGGGCTCAGCGCCCTCCCGCCCCGCAGCCGGGCGGTCCCCAgcgccgggaccccccggcccggccgaggTGGAGCGGGGGCGTCCGAAAATCCCGGGAGCTTCGCGGGAACCTGGGCGGGAGCGGGGGCTGGGAcacggccgggcgctgcggggttAGTGGGGCGCGAAGGGGCCGGGGGACAGCGGTGGCATGCCGGGGGGGTCACCGCGGTGCCACCCCCCCGCTCCGTCCCCCCGGACCCGGGTTTGGGGACGAACGGGGCTGGGGGGTATTTTTCGGGTGCAGAAAGGGCCCCGCCAGGTGCCCGCGGCCCGGCTGGGCCCCGCTGCCGGCTCGGTGTCCTGCTCCCGGGGAGGCGACAGCGAGGCCACATGCGCCGGTCCCTGCCGCGCCGCGACCGAAATAGCTCCGGCGCctggggagccggggccgggcgcccccgggGGGCGAGTGCAGCCGTCGGGGCAGCCGGGGCGTGcggagccccgcgggggcggcgggccggggcggcggggggacgggcCGCCCGCGCAGGGGACACGGACAGGGgacgcgccgcgcccgccgccgggcggaAGCGATTCGTCCCTGCGAAGCCTCAGGCAGCGCGACGTCAGCGGTGCGCGCTGGCCAATCAGAGAGGAGGATGGGGCTTAAAGCCCGCCCCTGTCTGCGGCGTTGGCCAATCGGCGCGcgcgggagggcggggggagtTGGTCGCCCTGAGGCCGCCGCGGGGTGCGAGCAGGCGGCGTGCGCCGGGGGTCATGGCGCTGCGGAGGGCGCtgagcgcggcgggcggcaggtgaggggcgcccgggggggggctTGCAAGGGGGGGGGTGCACctggggcaccctggggtgggggtgtgcgGAGGAATGCATGGGGAGAGGGTGCAACTGGGGCAGCCCGGCGTGGGTGCATCCTGGAAGGGGGGTTGCAAGGGGAGGGGGTGCGCCTGGGGTGGGGGCTGCCCTGAAGTGGGGGGTGCACGGGGAGGGGGTGCACCTGGGGGTGGGGGCTGCCCTGGAGCGGGGGGTGCACGGGGAGGGGGTGCACCTGGGGTGGAGATGCATGGGGAGGGGGTGCGTGGGGAGCAGTGGGTGCACCCTGCATGGAGGGGGGTTGTGCATGGGGAAGGGGGTGCAGCTGGGGTGGGGAAGCGTGGGGAGGGGGTACACAGGGAGGGGGGGCTGCATCCTGGAGTCGGGGTGCTTGGGGAGCAGTGGGTGCACCctggcattggggggggggggttgtgcatAAGGAAGGGGGTGCAGCTGGGGAGGGGTTGCTCCCCTgcgccctgcctgccccccagATCTGTGTGGCGGTGCACAGGGAGGGTGCACAGCCCCGGTAAGCAGGGTGCACgctggggtttgggggtgcaCAGGAAGGGATGCACCCCCTGGCTATGTAGAGGGTGCATGGGGGGGGTGCATCCCCGCACCCCTtttgggcccccccggccccccgctctGGCTCCGTGTCCCCTCGCAGGTGGGCGCGGCGCCTGTGCTCCGCGGCGCGGGGCGACACCGTCTTCGCCGTGTCCTCGGGCCACGGCAAGTGCGGCGTGGCGGTGATCCGGGCCAGCGGGCCGGGCTGCCGGGCCGCCCTGCAGAGCCTCACGGGGCGCCGCGAGCTGCCGCCAGCCCGCGTCCTGGCCCTGCGGCGCATCCGCGACCCCGCCACCGCCGAGCCCTTGGACCGCGGCCTCGTCGCCTGGTTCCCCGGTgagagcccgggggggggggggggggggatgccgcgccgccggcccccttTGCACCCGCGCCGCGTTGCAGGGCCGGCCGCACCCTGAGCTGCTGCGTGCCGCGCAGGACCCGGGAGCTTCACGGGGGAGGACTGCTGCGAGCTGCACGTGCACGGCGGGCCGGCCGTGGTGAGCGGCGTGCTGCAGGCGCTGGGTGAGGCTcctcgccgcggcccccccggtcACCGCGCCGCCGCGGCAGTGGCGGCTcacgggggccgcgggggcccgcAGGGCGGCTGCCCGGGCTGCGGCCGGCCGAGCCGGGCGAGTTTGCGCGGCGAGCCTTCCACCACGGCAAGCTGGACctgacggcggcggaggggctggCGGACCTCATCCAGGCGGAGACGGAGGCGCAGCGGCGGCAGGCGCTGCGGCAGATGGAGGGCGAGCTGGGGCGGCTCTACCAGCGCTGGAGCGAGACCCTCACCCAGGCaaggggcgcggggcgcgggccggggccgcccggacgcctgggctcctccgccagcctccccccccccggctcagccCCTGCCGTGCCCCCAGGCGCTGGCCCACCTCGAAGCCTACATCGACTTCAGCGAGGATGACAACGTGGAGGAAGAGGTGCTGTCGCGAGGTGAGGGTgatgaggggctggggggggccggggcacggcagcagcagcccccccacGCCGCCGCTCTCACCCCGCAGTGGCGGCGACGGTGCGGGCGCTGGAGCGGGAGGTGGGCGCCCACCTGCGGgacgggcggcggggggagctgctccgcggcggcgtGCGCGTGGTCATCGCCGGCCCCCCCAACGTGGGCAAGAGCAGCCTGCTCAACCTGCTGGGTGAGtgacgccgggggggggggcaggggggcggccccgcggggctccctgGCGCCGGCCCCTGAGCcccgtctccccccccccccccgcctcgtggccagcgcggcggccggcggccatCGTGTCCCCCGTGGCCGGGACCACGCGGGACGTGGTGGAGCTGGCCCTGGACGTCGGCGGCTACCCCGCGGTGCTGAGCGACACGGCGGGGCTGCGCGCCACTGCCGACCCCGTGGAGCGGGAGGGCGTGAGCCGGGCGCGGGAGAGgtgagggggcggcggcgcggggggggccagcggcgcggggggcggctggggaTGGTGCAACCGTGGGCTTGGCATGGGCCACAGACCCCCCCGGTGGCATCCTTCCCGGGGGTCACGTCCTTCCCCCCTCCAGTGGCATCCTTCCTGGGGGCCAGATCCTTCCCCCCCAGTGGCATCCTTCCTGGGGGCCGGGTCCTTCTCCCCTCCAGTGgcattcttcccccccccccccccccggtggcaTCCTTCCCGGTGGCCATGTCCTTCCCCCCCGGTGGCATCCTTCCCCTGGTGGTATCTTTCCTGGGGGCCAGATCCTTCCCCCGTGGTGGcatcctttccccccctcccccccccccccggtggcaTCCTTCCTGGGGGCCAGATCCTTCCCCCCGTGGTGGCATCCTTCCTGGGGGCCAGATCCTTCCCCCCAAGTGGCATCCTTCCTGGGGGCCgggtccttccccccccccggtggcATCCTTCTCGGGGGCTGGTTCCTTCCCGCGGGCTCGTTGCAGGCTGCAGCACGCCGACCTGGTGCTGGCGGTGCTGGACGCCAGCGCGGTGCCGGCGGAGCCGGGGGGGCTCGCCGCCGCCCTGGGGGCCGTGCTGCCCCCCGCCACGGACCCCCCCAAGCCCTGCGTGCTGGTGCTGAACAAGGCGGAcctgctgcggggcggcgggggggccctgcGGGCCGCCTGCgcccggggggggctgccccccgccgccctgctCTCCTGCACCACGGGCGCCGGGCTGGCcgggctgctggagctgctgcggcGGCAGCTGGAGCGGCTGTGAgtgcggggccgcgcgggggggtgcggggggggggtgggccgggccgggcgctgcagGCCGCTGTCCCCGCAGGTGCGGCGACCCTCGGGCCGGCGGGCCCAGCCTGACGCAGAGCCGCCACGGCCACCACCTGCGCGCCTGCCTGGGGGCcctgcgccgctgccgccccgccgcccccgccgccgacCTGGCGCTGGCCGCCGAGGAGCTGCGGCAGGCGCGCCGGCACCTGGGCCGCATCACGGGCCACGTGGGCGCCGAGGACGTCCTCGACGTCATCTTCAGGGACTTCTGCGTGGGCAAGTGAGGggcgccgcgtccccccccccccccccccccgcctctccaTTAAACCGTGGTGCCTTCAGCGGCTCCGGCGTCCTTCCCGCTGCCGCGGCGTGCCGGTGCCGGGACGCGGCGTGCTCCCCTGCCGCGGGGGGCCGTTTCCTGAGCCCCGGCCTTGGAAAAACCCACCCGCTCCCGGGAGAGGCCGCGTTTCCTGGCCGGGAGCATAAACAAGGAGCGGGGGCGTCGGGAAGGGGAAAAACCCACCCTGGCATCGGCCGCCCATCATCACCCCACCGCGGGGCTCGGGGGGtcccgggagcccccccaccccacggcggcCGCCTTGGGCTCCCCGGGGAcccctcccgctgcccccccggggctgccgggctccGGCAGCGGAAGCCCCTGTTGCGCCGGCATTATTTATAGTGGAGCTGCAGGAAATCCTCCAACGCCGAGCGCGTCCCTCCGCTCcccgagcgggcggcgggggcccctgcggcggcgccgaggccggggggggggccggggggcggggggcatcccgggggggggcacgctacgtgccgccggccgcccgggTGTGCATCCCGCCGCCGCGCGTGCAGGAAAGGCTGTTTAAACAGGAAGGCGAGGGAAGCGCGGCTGTAAATCAGCCCGCGGCAGCCGGCGATTAATCAGGGCACCCGCCGCGTCCTGCACGCGCGGCTtcgcccccgggccccccccccccgtgcccagGGCTGCGGCGGAGACCCGTCCCGGCATGGGGGTCCCGGGACCGCCGGCGTCAGGGACCGGGGTGCTGCGGGGGCCAAGGTTTTCCCGCGGGGGCCAAGGTTTTCCCGCGGGGGCCGGGATGCTCGGTGCAGGGCCAGGGGCTTCCCGCTCGCCGTCCCACGTGTTTCCCGCGCGGGAAAGCCGGGGCCGGGCTTGGCGCAGGCTGCCCCCGgggccgtcccccccccccgtcccgctCCCCGTGCCGCAGGGAGACGCAGGATGCGCCGTGCCGGTGCCCAGTGTATTTGCAGCCCCCGGCTCCGTGCACCCGAATACAGACACGCATGGCGGGGCCGAGCACCGCGGTCCCGCTCCCGCAGCCGGCGGCGAGGGGAGATACGGGGAAAACGGGGTGGGAAAAGGGGGATGGAGAGAGATTTGCCGTGGTCCCCGGGGATGGGGGTGCGGATGCTGAGCCGTCCGTGCCGTGGGAAGCGCCGCTCCGGCTGGTCCCGTGCGCCGGCTCGGCTGCTAGCCGCTGCGGAGAGGGCAGGGTGaggcggcagccgcggcccccggcggcccccggccccgcacgcTGCCTCACCTGGGGTTTTTGGGCGCGTACTGCTCCATGATCTTCTGCACCGAGCGCTGGATCTCCTCCACGTTGATtttgcctggggggggggagagcggcGGAGCctgcgtggggccggggccgcggtcgcggggggccgcgggggacGGCTGCCCTCGGCGCCGCA is a window encoding:
- the GTPBP3 gene encoding tRNA modification GTPase GTPBP3, mitochondrial; translation: MALRRALSAAGGRWARRLCSAARGDTVFAVSSGHGKCGVAVIRASGPGCRAALQSLTGRRELPPARVLALRRIRDPATAEPLDRGLVAWFPGPGSFTGEDCCELHVHGGPAVVSGVLQALGRLPGLRPAEPGEFARRAFHHGKLDLTAAEGLADLIQAETEAQRRQALRQMEGELGRLYQRWSETLTQALAHLEAYIDFSEDDNVEEEVLSRVAATVRALEREVGAHLRDGRRGELLRGGVRVVIAGPPNVGKSSLLNLLARRPAAIVSPVAGTTRDVVELALDVGGYPAVLSDTAGLRATADPVEREGVSRARERLQHADLVLAVLDASAVPAEPGGLAAALGAVLPPATDPPKPCVLVLNKADLLRGGGGALRAACARGGLPPAALLSCTTGAGLAGLLELLRRQLERLCGDPRAGGPSLTQSRHGHHLRACLGALRRCRPAAPAADLALAAEELRQARRHLGRITGHVGAEDVLDVIFRDFCVGK